From candidate division TA06 bacterium:
CAGGCAGGCCTCGTCTTTTCTTTGGAAAAGCCGGGCCTTTTTGGCTCGCAATGACAGTGCTTCCTTTACGTGTTGCGCAGAAAGTTGAGCGGGTTTAGAAGCTGACAGCTGTCGTATGGCGCACAGCTGGTTCAGGAGTGTTCACTGCAATTTCAGAACCTTCAGTGATTTGTATCCATCAGCGTTGACGAAATAGATTCCGGCTCTTAGATTTCTGCCAATCGTATTGCTCTCTGTTGTTTCGATCAGCCTTCCTGACAGGTCATATATTCGCAGTGTCGGGATCTGGTTTCCGGAACCCCCGGGCGTAGCGACATTGCAGTAGAGTGTAAATGGATTGGGATATGCCCTTAGTTCATGGTCCATACTCTGCAATGTGCGATTGTCTGACTCTTCAATACCGGTGGAAAAGTTCAGAAGACGCTCAAGTGTCATGGCCCAAGTATAATTCGGATTTGTTTCACCAGGGTGGCTGGCGATGCACACAAGGGTGCTGTGGTTTTCGGTCAGGAATGAATAGTTGATGTGGGTGACGGTGTCACTTAAGATAGGAATACCCATAAAAAAGATTGTCGTTGCACACGTATCAAATGAACATGTCCGCAGACAATCAAATGTTCCAAGGGGAATTGTGACTGTCCCATAGGCATCAAGGGACTGAAAGCCATGTTTCTCGACTGTAAGTAGGAAATCGGGCCCCGTCTCCAGAGAATAGAAAGAATAGTAGTGACGGCTATCTCCGTAACTCAAGGGCAGAGGAATGGTGTCCATTGGATCGTACTGGATGACGTAAGTTGATCCAGTAGACGCAAAGCCAAGACCACAGTAACCATAATCATCCGGATTAAGCTCCATATATTGATAGATCGTATCAATATCTTCAG
This genomic window contains:
- a CDS encoding T9SS type A sorting domain-containing protein; the protein is MKPLVLGLLVVGLCTAAPLSAQIVIDWTEIPHDVGTQWSVNIKYDVTVGLGSQGGPHIWNFTSQPMGTDTVNFRIVSKGTTPFADTFPNANLVYKSTEDIDTIYQYMELNPDDYGYCGLGFASTGSTYVIQYDPMDTIPLPLSYGDSRHYYSFYSLETGPDFLLTVEKHGFQSLDAYGTVTIPLGTFDCLRTCSFDTCATTIFFMGIPILSDTVTHINYSFLTENHSTLVCIASHPGETNPNYTWAMTLERLLNFSTGIEESDNRTLQSMDHELRAYPNPFTLYCNVATPGGSGNQIPTLRIYDLSGRLIETTESNTIGRNLRAGIYFVNADGYKSLKVLKLQ